One Campylobacter concisus DNA window includes the following coding sequences:
- a CDS encoding HIT family protein has product MIYEDKFIKIEREDNELPWIKIFTIKPFRELSDCDEASRVRLFEAMLISEKAMLEFYKPTKINIASFGNYVPHVHIHVIARFSDDAFFPDSVWANPKRKSELALPEFDKFAKFLEEKLRASFE; this is encoded by the coding sequence ATGATCTATGAAGATAAATTTATAAAAATCGAGCGTGAAGACAATGAACTTCCTTGGATAAAAATTTTTACCATTAAGCCATTTCGTGAGCTAAGCGATTGTGATGAAGCGAGTAGGGTTAGGCTTTTTGAGGCGATGCTTATAAGTGAAAAGGCGATGCTTGAGTTTTATAAACCAACCAAGATAAATATCGCTAGTTTTGGTAACTACGTGCCACATGTGCATATTCATGTTATTGCTAGATTTAGTGATGACGCATTTTTTCCAGATAGCGTTTGGGCTAATCCAAAAAGAAAAAGCGAGCTTGCGTTGCCAGAATTTGATAAATTTGCAAAATTTTTAGAAGAAAAGTTAAGGGCTAGTTTTGAATAA